A section of the Procambarus clarkii isolate CNS0578487 chromosome 38, FALCON_Pclarkii_2.0, whole genome shotgun sequence genome encodes:
- the sesB gene encoding ADP/ATP translocase 1 translates to MGKALDPISFLKDFLAGGIAAAISKTAVAPIERVKLLLQVQAASKQISAENAYKGMVDCFVRIPKEQGVLAYWRGNLANVIRYFPTQALNFAFKDKYKQIFLGGVDKKKQFWRFFLGNLASGGAAGATSLCFVYPLDFARTRLAADIGKGPEQREFKGLGDCLVKIFKADGLIGLYRGFGVSVQGIIIYRAAFFGFYDTAKGMLPEKSGGIFISWVIAQTVTTISGIISYPFDTVRRRMMMQSGRKGGDIMYKNTIDCWKKIAKNEGSAAFFKGAFSNVLRGTGGALVLVMYDEIQLLLFGTKSGGGE, encoded by the exons ATGGGCAAGGCTCTGGACCCTATCAGCTTCCTGAAGGACTTTCTGGCCGGAGGCATCGCCGCCGCCATCTCCAAGACGGCCGTGGCGCCCATAGAGCGCGTCAAGCTGCTCCTACAGGTCCAGGCCGCCTCCAAACAGATCAGCGCCGAGAATGCCTACAAGG GCATGGTAGACTGTTTTGTGCGTATCCCTAAAGAACAGGGAGTGCTTGCCTACTGGCGCGGTAACCTTGCCAACGTTATTCGTTATTTCCCCACTCAGGCCCTCAACTTTGCTTTCAAGGACAAATACAAACAG ATTTTCCTTGGCGGTGTTGACAAGAAGAAGCAGTTCTGGCGGTTCTTCCTCGGTAATCTTGCCTCTGGTGGTGCTGCCGGTGCCACCTCCCTCTGCTTTGTCTACCCTCTTGACTTCGCGCGAACCAG GTTGGCTGCCGACATTGGCAAGGGCCCTGAACAGCGTGAATTCAAGGGGTTGGGCGACTGCCTCGTGAAGATCTTCAAAGCAGATGGCCTCATTGGTCTTTACAGAGGGTTCGGCGTATCAGTACAAGGCATCATTATTTACCGTGCTGCCTTCTTCGGCTTCTACGACACGGCTAAGGGCATGCTTCCGGAGAAGAGTGGTGGCATTTTCATCTCTTGGGTGATTGCTCAGACTGTAACTACGATCTCTGGCATTATTTCGTATCCATTTGACACCGTGCGTAGGCGCATGATGATGCAGTCTGGCCGCAAAGGAGGCGATATCATGTACAAGAACACAATCGATTGCTGGAAGAAGATTGCAAAGAATGAAGGGTCTGCTGCCTTCTTCAAGGGTGCATTCTCAAACGTCCTTCGTGGTACAG